From Vitis vinifera cultivar Pinot Noir 40024 chromosome 14, ASM3070453v1, a single genomic window includes:
- the LOC100246906 gene encoding calcium-transporting ATPase 12, plasma membrane-type — MAKFLADDRLASKPHLRWRFAFIAIYFTKVLDSLSKRTVKKSIPVLGPGVLSSRSYLSIDVQDVHEDDSGHGRSGDEHVLPFRNVGQRMLTEMVRDKDLERLRQFGGVKQLPALLGTNEKNGIDGHEADLIHRRNVFGSNEYTKPPKKGFLSFVVEASKDTTIIILLICAALSLGFGIKEEGPREGWYDGGSIIVAILLIVAVSSISNFRQSGQFHKFSSESSDIRVQVVRQGRRQPVSIFQLVVGDIVFLNIGDQVPADGLFMEGHSLKVDESSMTGESDHVEINEKENPFMFSGTKVSDGFGTMLVTSVGMNTAWGEMMSSIRRELDEQTPLQARLDKLASTIGKLGLAVALIVLVVLFIRYFTGNIEDDSGNREFNGSKTKIDNVMNSVVHLVSAAVTVLVIAIPEGLPMAVTLTLAYSMRRMMTDQALVRKLSACETMGSVTTICTDKTGTLTLNKMKVVEFWLESEVIKDETYRGVAPTVLELLKQGVGLNTTGSVCKLPSTSVPEISGSPTESAILTWALVDLGMDIDEQKLSFEILHVEAFNSQKKRSGVLVNRIADNTIHIHWKGAAEMILAMCSHYYDKSGIVKVMDDKKRGQFGGLIRDMAAKSLRCIAFAYKQALQEKLEETGMILLGLVGLKDPCRPGVRRAVEVCRDAGVNVKMITGDNIFTAKAIAMECGILKPDEDFNNAVVEGVTFRNYSHRERMDKIDIIRVMARSSPFDKLLMVQSLKKKGHVVAVTGDGTNDAPALKEADIGLSMGIQGTEVAKESSDIVILDDNFTSVVTVMKWGRCVYNNLQKFIQFQLTINVAALGINFVAAVASGKVPLTAVQLLWVNLIQDTFGALALATEQPTNDLLMKPPVGRSKPLITNVMWRNLISQALYQISVLLILQYKGSSIFGVDEKINNTLIFNTFVLCQVFNEFNARNMDKKNKFFFKGILKNRLFVGIIGITIALQVVMVEFLKRFANTERLDWGQWGVCIGLAALSWPIDWLVKYLPVSAN; from the coding sequence ATGGCCAAGTTTTTAGCGGATGATCGCTTGGCTTCAAAGCCTCACCTCCGATGGCGGTTCGCTTTCATTGCCATCTACTTCACCAAGGTGCTTGATTCTTTGTCTAAGAGAACTGTGAAGAAGAGCATCCCAGTACTGGGCCCTGGAGTACTAAGCTCCCGGTCTTATCTTTCCATCGATGTTCAGGATGTCCATGAAGATGATTCTGGTCATGGTCGCTCGGGTGATGAGCATGTGTTGCCCTTCCGCAATGTTGGTCAGAGAATGCTCACTGAGATGGTAAGAGACAAGGACTTGGAACGTTTGCGTCAATTTGGAGGAGTGAAGCAGCTTCCTGCACTTCTGGGGACCAACGAAAAGAACGGTATCGATGGCCACGAGGCTGATCTTATTCACCGAAGAAATGTCTTCGGATCCAATGAGTACACGAAGCCGCCTAAGAAAGGTTTCCTCAGTTTTGTTGTTGAAGCATCCAAGGATACCACCATTATTATACTTTTGATATGCGCAGCCCTTTCTCTAGGATTTGGAATCAAAGAGGAAGGCCCTAGAGAAGGATGGTATGATGGGGGGAGTATTATTGTGGCCATCCTTTTAATTGTTGCTGTGTCTTCTATCAGTAACTTCAGGCAATCCGGACAGTTTCACAAGTTTTCAAGTGAGAGCAGTGACATAAGAGTGCAAGTGGTGAGACAAGGACGGAGGCAACCTGTGTCCATCTTCCAACTTGTAGTGGGGGATATTGTGTTTTTGAATATTGGGGATCAGGTTCCTGCTGATGGGTTGTTCATGGAGGGTCATTCCTTGAAAGTGGATGAGTCAAGCATGACTGGTGAAAGTGACCATGTTGAGATCAATGAGAAAGAGAATCCATTCATGTTCTCTGGCACAAAGGTTTCGGATGGATTTGGTACAATGCTTGTCACTTCCGTAGGGATGAACACAGCATGGGGCGAGATGATGAGCTCCATTCGTCGTGAATTGGACGAGCAGACTCCATTGCAGGCTCGCCTCGACAAGCTGGCTTCAACTATAGGGAAGCTTGGTTTGGCTGTGGCTCTGATTGTTCTTGTGGTTCTCTTCATCCGGTACTTCACTGGAAACATTGAAGATGATAGTGGGAACAGGGAATTCAATGGTAGCAAGACAAAGATCGACAACGTGATGAATTCAGTTGTGCATCTTGTTTCTGCAGCAGTTACCGTCCTGGTGATCGCCATTCCAGAGGGTTTGCCTATGGCTGTTACACTAACTCTGGCCTATTCCATGAGACGGATGATGACTGACCAAGCCCTGGTCAGGAAACTCTCTGCATGTGAAACAATGGGCTCTGTCACAACTATTTGCACAGACAAAACTGGCACCCTTACCTTAAACAAGATGAAGGTGGTTGAGTTTTGGCTTGAGAGTGAAGTAATAAAGGATGAAACTTACAGGGGAGTAGCTCCAACTGTTCTTGAATTGTTGAAACAGGGAGTTGGTTTGAACACAACTGGCAGCGTTTGCAAACTTCCTTCCACATCAGTTCCAGAGATCTCTGGTAGCCCCACAGAGTCGGCAATCCTCACATGGGCACTGGTTGATTTGGGCATGGACATTGACGAACAGAAGCTAAGTTTTGAGATTCTCCATGTAGAGGCTTTCAATTCACAGAAGAAACGAAGTGGGGTTCTGGTGAACAGAATCGCTGATAACACGATTCACATACATTGGAAGGGAGCTGCAGAGATGATACTAGCCATGTGTTCACACTATTATGACAAAAGTGGGATAGTAAAAGTAATGGATGACAAGAAAAGGGGGCAGTTTGGAGGACTTATTAGAGACATGGCAGCTAAAAGCCTGCGTTGCATTGCCTTTGCCTATAAACAGGCTCTACAAGAAAAGCTTGAAGAAACTGGCATGATCTTGTTGGGGCTAGTAGGCTTGAAGGACCCGTGTCGACCAGGAGTAAGAAGAGCAGTAGAAGTTTGTAGGGATGCTGGAGTGAACGTTAAAATGATCACTGGAGACAACATTTTCACTGCAAAAGCAATAGCTATGGAATGTGGGATTCTCAAACCTGATGAGGATTTCAACAATGCAGTTGTGGAAGGTGTAACATTCAGAAATTACTCTCACAGAGAGAGGATGGATAAGATTGATATCATCCGAGTAATGGCCAGATCATCcccatttgacaagcttttGATGGTGCAGAGCTTGAAGAAGAAAGGCCATGTGGTAGCAGTCACAGGTGATGGCACCAATGATGCCCCTGCTCTAAAAGAAGCAGACATTGGGCTCTCCATGGGAATTCAAGGCACAGAAGTTGCAAAAGAGAGCTCAGACATTGTCATCCTGGATGACAACTTCACTTCTGTGGTGACAGTTATGAAATGGGGAAGATGTGTATATAATAACCTTCAAAAGTTCATCCAGTTTCAACTCACAATCAATGTTGCTGCCCTGGGCATCAATTTTGTTGCTGCAGTTGCTTCTGGGAAAGTTCCTCTTACTGCTGTCCAGCTGTTGTGGGTGAACCTGATACAGGATACCTTTGGAGCTTTAGCCTTGGCCACTGAGCAACCCACAAATGATCTATTGATGAAGCCACCTGTGGGTCGATCCAAGCCACTCATAACTAATGTCATGTGGAGGAATCTCATTTCTCAGGCCCTTTACCAGATTTCTGTCTTGCTGATCCTACAGTATAAGGGAAGTTCGATCTTTGGTGTGGATGAGAAGATTAACAACACCCTGATTTTCAATACTTTTGTCCTCTGCCAAGTCTTCAACGAGTTCAATGCTAGGAACATGGACAAAAAGAACAAGTTCTTCTTCAAGGGGATACTTAAGAACAGACTGTTTGTAGGGATCATTGGGATTACTATAGCTCTTCAAGTGGTGATGGTTGAGTTTCTGAAGAGGTTTGCCAATACTGAGAGGCTGGATTGGGGCCAATGGGGTGTGTGCATCGGCCTTGCAGCTTTATCTTGGCCAATTGACTGGCTTGTGAAATACCTTCCAGTTTCTGCaaattag